The DNA window TACAAATTGAGGATAAGTTATTCGAAGACTATCTTAAAGACGAGAGGttctaaaagaaaaaatctACAGAAAAGTGCTTGCATTGTGGGGATCAAAACACTAGATTTTTTCATTCCAATAATCATATTAGAAATAGAAAGAATAAGATATGGAGGTTAGAAGACGAGAATGGCCTATGGTGTATCACACCAAAATCCATAGGGACGAGGGCTCAGAAGTACTTTCAAAAGTTGTTTTCAGCAAGGGATAATTAAGACCCTCTAATGTGCTAGGTGATTTACGGAAAAAAGTATCAGTTGAAACTAACCACAATCTGACCAATCCGGTAACATATGAAGAAATCAGAAAAGTTTTTTCCATTAATCCAGAAGTTGCCTTGGGAGAAGATGGCTTTACAACcaaattttttcaattctaTTGGGTTGTTATCAAGTCAAAGGTGTGCAAAGCAGTGAAAATTAAAGCTTTTTTAGAGgtaacaaaattttcaaaagttttaatCATACTCAAATTTATCTCATTCTTAAGATCCTAAATTCTATGTTTATGACTCATTAGATCCATCATATTTTTTAGTACGAttttctataaaattatttctaaaaatcttaGTACACAGACTCTAGTCTTTGATGAATAGAATCATTAGTAACAATCAGAATGCTTTTATCCAAGGATGATGTATTAGTGATAACATTATGGTAGCTCATGAATGCATGCACTTTCTTAAATCTAAAAGCTATGGTGATTATGATTTAGCTTTAAAGATTGACAAGAGTAAATCCTATGATAGAGTGGAATAAAATTTTGTGTGGTTTGTTATGAGAAAGTTGGGTTTTTCTGATAAATGGATTAATCGGATGAAAGAATGTGTGTCTACTATCTCTTATTCTGTTGTTATGGATAGTACTCCTACTGGTTATTTTAAACCATCTGTAGGGCTTCATCAAGGAGATCCCCTCTCCCCTTGTCTATTTCTACTATGTGCAGAaggtctttcttttcttctccacaAAGGAGAACAGAATAGCCTATTTCAGGAACTTTAGTTGAACAGTGATGCCCGTCTATTAATCATTTACTATTTGCAAATGACTCGCTTCTTTTCTATAAAGCAAACCAATTCAATCGTACAAACTTAATAAATACTATACAAATTTATGATGATCTCAGTGGGCAGAGGATAAACCTTAATGAATCTGCAGTTTTCTACAGTCACGAGATCAAAGACAGAGATCTTTACTTATGTCAATGACAAAGTTGCAAAAAACCTGAATCACTGAAAACATTCTTTTTTGTTGGCTAGTGGGAAAGAAGTATTGATAAAAGTTGTAGGGACAACCATTCCAATCTACACACTAAGTTACTTTAAGATTTTAGAATCTCTAATtgatgaattgcagaaaatgaTGATAAACTTCTGGTGGGGTCAAAGACAAATGAATGAAAGTTGCATTGGATTGGTTGGGATACTTTGAGCAGACCAAAAGATAAAGGAGGCATACATTTCAAAGATCTactaaaggccttcaacctagAAATGCTAGATAAACAAGGCTGGCGACTACTAACCAAACCATATTCGCTCTTctataagatataaaaaaaataaatacttcaGGCTTACCTCGTTCTTAAACGCTCAAGCAGAAAATAGACCATCTTGGGCCTAGAGAATCCTCCTGGAAAGAAGGAAGGTGCTGGAAAAAGGTGTTAAATGGCGAGTGTTGAAACAGGGATCTATGAAGCTCAGAGATGGCCCATGATTGGGTTTGAACCCCCTTTCAGACTCTCTCCTAATGAAGCTAGAAACCTTGATCTCCTTTGGGTGAAACAACTTCTAGATACATCTGAGAATTGAAACCTGCAATTAATTCAAGAACATTTTAGCTCAGAAATTGCAATTCAAATCGGCCAAACTCTAATAGATGAAGTAGAAGACTCCCTCCCCTAGACTCTAAATAATTCGGAACAATACACTGTCAAATCGAGATACTCCACAGCATATCACTTCTTCCACCCCCCTAATTGTCCTTCTCCCAAAAAGatttaaggaaaaaagaatCTGAAAATCTATTTGGGATTTAAGGTgctaatttaaaattcatgtttCTATTTGGAAACTACTTCATAATGGGCTGGTAGTGAAAGAGAAACTCCATGAACACCTTTTTCATATGGATAAACAGTGCCCCCATTGTGTTACTGCTTCAGAATTAGCACTTCATGCAACAGTTTTTTGCTCTCAAATAATATGTGTCTGGGATGACTCATCTTTAAACAGGTTGATCCCCAACAACCCATAGTTTCAACCTTGACAATGGTAGATATAACTTGTGAAAACTATGTTGAAACAACTGAACTTTAAGAATAACTTAGCTAGAGTAGCTAATATTCTTTTGGGAGTATGGATTGATCTAAATCTTTGGGTGTTTAAAGGATAGCGTAAGCCAATTGGAGAAATTCTATCCCAAACCTTGTACTTCGTTCATGAATTCCTCAAGAATCAGAGACACCATTCCCAATCTTCTTAATTTACttctctattttatattttctctctctaagcTTTTTGTCTAATTCTAGTTTCAATTAGGAATATCCCACCTTTCTACTATGCTTGTATTCTGGCCTCATGGACAGATgtattgcttactcttttttgcaataaaatatccaataactttgattaaaaaaaaaagtaaagttgTGAAAGCTGGATCGATCAATAAACTGATAAAGTGACTGATTCACTAGTTCAATGGTCTAATCAAAATTTAACCGGAATTCAACTGGTTTAattgaatattaattaaaattattaaaaatttaatatataattttaaatatttaattcaaacatttccaacctaataaacttaaaatttcacaattttacctaataaattatccataatttatcaataaaagtTCATAAACAACTTCAAATATCAAAGTTTATAACTAAAGTAGATCAAATCGTACGTAAATGATAAATATAATGTTCAACATACAACCAAAAACTTTAACCATAagaaaatcaacaacaacatcattcatttttcataatcaacaataatatcATTTTAGAAAATCAGCAACTCAGAATAAGTAAACATCAACAAAATCATTATTATTAACTCAACAACTCAAAATTAAACCTAACAACTCACAATTAAACCTAACTCAGCAACTCAGAAttaaacaagcaaaaataaatTGAAGATAAAGAGCTCGGATGAGAAGGGGAACGTTGAGAACCACCACAAATGATGAGAACCCAATATTATTAACAAAAGTATTAACAAATTCTGAAAATTAGCAACTCAATATTATTAACAAAAGTATAAATTACAAaacaagtaaaaataatttcaggCAACAGTGCTTACCGACACAGAGGGGACAAGGAAAGTGACGGTAAGAGAGGAGTAGGAACTGCCGGCAAAGATAGAAAGATAGAGTTAGGATGAGAGGAGAGGAAACCTTCCTATGACAGTGACGACAAGAAGAATGAATCGAAGAAGGCCGAATCGCCGAACAAAACTTCCACACACGACGACAGAAGGAATGAATTGAGGAAAGCCGAACTACCAAATAGAGCTTCCATACGTGACGCGGCACCCACGGTCTGTCCCAGAGGAGAAGAGTTCGATGATGACTTTGAAGAGGGACGGTAGCTGCAGGCTGCATTCGAACTTCCAAAAAGGTTTGAGTGCTAGGATTCTTCAAAGttcagagagaaagagaggtcGGTTCAATTTTTAGAACTATAACTAAAAGtttcattagtttttttaatttaactaataGAAATGCTAACGGAACattagaatttattgtttttggttattatttaactatcaacttaatttttttagtctaataatcgaacaacatattttattccatactcttaaatattaataattaactaataaccaataataataaattgggATAATTTTCTAACGTTTCTCTTTAACTAATATCTCCTCAAAGCACATATAAAATTACCAACTAAAAATCGTTTTTAAAAAGattcaaagtttaatttttaatatatttattgtatatttattaaataaatttaataatgtgTCCTTTAACTAAATCCTATTTTATATAGTTGTTAATTATTGACTCTCTTCTAATTATGAAGTTAGAATTTCCCACAACTATTTCTAATGACTAGTTCCCACCAAGTAGGGGTGGAAACAGGCCAGATCAGGCCAGACTTTGCTTTTAACAGGCCTGGCCTATCATACAGTTGATTGGTCTGAACCTGACCTACAACCTGTTATAGACTATTTATAAAGTACTAGGCTTGGCCTGTTATtcagcctggcctggcctgaagcctgttaaaaggcctgataattttttttttacaaaaataaaaatattatttaaaaaaattattttttaataaaatatttatatgtaatatatcatatacttaatatttataaaaaaatttaaatttttaacgtatttaaaatatacaaaaatatttataaaaaaatataaatttaaaatatctcataattttattaataataaataattatttatatatttaattatattttaacaggcCCAGACAGGCCTAACAGGcctataaaattaattagtaagtCTGGACCTAGTctattaatgtattaaggcTTTTAAAAGAATCTGAACCTGTATCTATTTTATAATAGATTAGACCAAACACAAATTAAACTGTAGACCTCTGGCAGGCCGCCTGACCTTTTTCTATCCCTACCACCAAGACCACAATATAGTAGTATGTCCGTGTGCAAtgacagttttttttttaaatttctttttctctttctaataAACAATTAGGCAATCGATTGTGTTCTCTTATCTTATCGCACACATGCGGTCGGTGAACCGGCCCCGGGGGGTGGGGGTTCATTAATTGGTGAAGACCAAAGCTGAAAATGCTACCGATACCAACACGCTCACGAGTTGGAGCTTTTAATCCGTTAATTGTGTTAATAATATATTGTactttaataataatacattaatTCTAGTATTAATGATTCACCAAAAgaaataaatactaataaaagGCTTCTGGTTGGTTTATAAACCGAGTTAATATGATACTTTTCATTTTAAATGAATTGTCggtattcttttttatttatctttatattaaatgttatttttaaaaatttaaaaagtaattaattattttttacctATTATACCttctattattaaataaaattaattaatgtaaaaaaaataataacatgaatattttgtcttttattttattatttatatttttttgggaTATATGTTGGCATGAACTCTCAGATGATATTTTGTATCGACGGAGAGCCGTGATGAACATGAGCGGTGAGATTCTATTAATCACAATGATAAAAGTTCCTTTTTATTGATCATTTTTagtttgattgaatttttatgGTATCGTATAATATGCAGAGTTAACAATGTCAGATGATGAGATTAAACAGTTGTGCTTAATGGATATAGACAAGATCTTACATTCCTATGGTAAAACCTTGAAAGACTATCCTCCTATGCCTTTAGCAACTGAAGTTGATAATTCTTTGTTAACCGAAAGAGTTATAAGGGAAGAGCTAAACTTTAACAGGGATGATTTAAAGAAAAATGCCTCAGACATGTTAGCTATCGCAACACCTGAGCAGAGATATGCATTCGATAAAATTGTTACAGCTGTGTATTGTGATGAAGAGGGTTTTTTCTTTGTGTATGGTCATGGAGGTACTGGAAAAACATTTCTCTGGAACCTTATGTCTGCTGAGATTTGCTCAAGGGGTGATATAGTGTTAAACGTTGCTTCGAGTGGTATTGCATCTTTACTTCTTCCCAATGGAAGAACGGCACACTCAAGGTTCAAAATACCGCTGAATATAACTGAGGATTCTGTATGTAACATCAAACCTGGTTCCCCTCAAGCAATGTTACTGTTGAGAGCCAAACTTATAATTTGGGATGAGGCCCCAATGGTTAATAGGTACTGCTATGAAGCGCTTGCTAAATGCTTGGGTGACATCATGAGGTGTTCTCCAACATATAGCAAAGATTTGCCCtttggaggaaaagtggttGTACTAGGTGGAGACTTTAGACAAATTCTTCCTATCATTCCACGAGGATCGAGACAAGATATCGTTCATTCAACCGTGAATTCGTCTTACCTTTGAAAGTTTTGTCAGGTGctcaaactaacaaaaaatatgagACTCTCTGTCGGGACGACTGCTTCAGATCAAGATGAGACAGAGCAATTTGGTGAGTGGTTATTGAAAGTTGGTGATGGTCTAATAGGTGACAATATGGATGGTGAATCTGAGATATGTCTTCCAGGAGATATTGTTATTCCTTCTTCGGACCAGGCATTTGATGAGTTAGTTCATTTTTCTTATCCAAATATTCTGGAAAACATGTCCTCAAAGGATTTTTTCAAAGCAAGAACTATACTGGCTCCCACACTAGACATCGTTGAAGAGGTCAACAACCATCTGATGGCTATCATTTCtggagaaaaaaattatatcttagtTCGGATTCTATTTGTATGGATGAAGGGAATATGGAGAGTCAACTAGATCTCTATGGTTCTGAATTACCGAATAGCATAAATTGTTCTGGTTTGCCTCCACATAAATTAATACTCAAGATTGGTGTTCCGGTGATGTTACTGAGGAGTATTGACCAATCCAGTGGTCTTTGTAATGGTACAAGGCTACAAGTTAGGAAGCTTGGAAATCATGTCATAGAATGTGAAGTCTTAACGGGTAACAATGTTGGTCATATTGCTTTGATTCCAAGAATGAATATGGTACCAACAAATGAAACCGTCCCAGTTAGATTCCAACGAAGACAGTTTCCCATAATAGTATCGTTTGCCATGACAATTAATAAGTTCCAGGGACAAACTTTATCTCATATTGGATTGTACTTGCCCAAACCAGTTTTTACACATGGCCAACTATATGTGGCACTTTCAAGAGTTAAGAGTAAGAGAGGTTTAAAAGTTTTACTTATGAATCACGTAGGAATGTCTGCAAATTCAACTATCAATGTTGTTTATAGAGAAGTCTTTGAAAAAATAGTATTCtaatgtaaatattttaattttattttaaattccgTATCAGtgtataattattttactttaaaatatataaaataattattacttatttttttaagttaaactttgattttgataataattttataaatttcttaaaataataattattttgtatttttgttttaagtatcgaagctggtggacgaaattgtgatcctcaaagttggtctctttgtatttgtatgaaatcaaaaataccccaaagagatcatggtgtgataaattgggatTNNNNNNNNNNNNNNNNNNNNNNNNNNNNNNNNNNNNNNNNNNNNNNNNNNNNNNNNNNNNNNNNNNNNNNNNNNNNNNNNNNNNNNNNNNNNNNNNNNNNNNNNNNNNNNNNNNNNNNNNNNNNNNNNNNNNNNNNNNNNNNNNNNNNNNNNNNNNNNNNNNNNNNNNNNNNNNNNNNNNNNNNNNNNNNNNNNNNNNNNNNNNNNNNNNNNNNNNNNNNNNNNNNNNNNNNNNNNNNNNNNNNNNNNNNNNNNNNNNNNNNNNNNNNNNNNNNNNNNNNNNNNNNNNNNNNNNNNNNNNNNNNNNNNNNNNNNNNNNNNNNNNNNNNNNNNNNNNNNNNNNNNNNNNNNNNNNNNNNNNNNNNNNNNNNNNNNNNNNNNNNNNNNNNNNNNNNNNNNNNNNNNNNNNNNNNNNNNNNNNNNNNNNNNNNNNNNNNNNNNNNNNNNNNNNNNNNNNNNNNNNNNNNNNNNNNNNNNNNNNNNNNNNNNNNNNNNNNNNNNNNNNNNNNNNNNNNNNNNNNNNNNNNNNNNNNNNNNNNNNNNNNNNNNNNNNNNNNNNNNNNNNNNNNNNNNNNNNNNNNNNNNNNNNNNNNNNNNNNNNNNNNNNNNNNNNNNNNNNNNNNNNNNNNNNNNNNNNNNNNNNNNNNNNNNNNNNNNNNNNNNNNNNNNNNNNNNNNNNNNNNNNNNNNNN is part of the Arachis duranensis cultivar V14167 chromosome 1, aradu.V14167.gnm2.J7QH, whole genome shotgun sequence genome and encodes:
- the LOC107493553 gene encoding uncharacterized protein LOC107493553: MSDDEIKQLCLMDIDKILHSYGKTLKDYPPMPLATEVDNSLLTERVIREELNFNRDDLKKNASDMLAIATPEQRYAFDKIVTAVYCDEEGFFFVYGHGGTGKTFLWNLMSAEICSRGDIVLNVASSGIASLLLPNGRTAHSRFKIPLNITEDSVCNIKPGSPQAMLLLRAKLIIWDEAPMVNRYCYEALAKCLGDIMRCSPTYSKDLPFGGKVVVLGGDFRQILPIIPRGSRQDIVHSTVNSSYL
- the LOC107493548 gene encoding uncharacterized protein LOC107493548, producing the protein MDEGNMESQLDLYGSELPNSINCSGLPPHKLILKIGVPVMLLRSIDQSSGLCNGTRLQVRKLGNHVIECEVLTGNNVGHIALIPRMNMVPTNETVPVRFQRRQFPIIVSFAMTINKFQGQTLSHIGLYLPKPVFTHGQLYVALSRVKSKRGLKVLLMNHVGMSANSTINVVYREVFEKIVF